GGTAATTCTCTCAATCTCTTTCCGGGTTTTATCATGAACAAATAATTGTTGTTTGTAATCTGCAATGCCATGTCTCTCACAAGATCATGCATTTTTACACATCTTCCATTATCTGCAATCTCCAACAAACAATTGTTTACAAATCTATTCAATATAGAATAACCCGCATCATTTGTTTCTTGCATACTACCCTTGTCATCTAATAGTCCTTCCGCAGTCCAATAAAGTATCAGCTCCTCTTTTGGGATTTTAAAGTCTTCAGGATAGAGCGCACAATATAAGAAACAATGTTGCACCTCTTTACTCTTCAAACGATCATAACTGAATTGTAATATTTTCGGTACATCTGTTTCCATGCCTCTGACACTTTGCATGCTTTTACACAATTCTTTGAATGCATTCCTCCATTCACAAGCATCATATTCTTCTCTCATACAACTGGCTACTGCAACGATTGCTAAGGGTAAACCATCACATCGTTCGACCACAGGTTTCACAAGGTCCAATAAAATTGGAACTTCTGAAAAATTTAATCCCGCTTTATCAACAAATAACTTTAATGCCTCGTCCTCTGGGAGAGTCCTCACCTGGACTATTTTGCAACCCATGGAACGACATACATATTGTGAACGAGTTGTTATCACTAATTTGCATCCATTGTCTTTTGTAGGTTCTGGAATTCCCACTTCCTCAAGCTGAAATGCGTCCCACACATCATCCAATATTAACACAATCTTCTTTCCgttcaatatttttaacaagTTACCAGCTCGTATccttttatcttcatctttaggAAGATTTTCTTTCAACGCAGCAACAATTTGATCTTGCAATTTCATAAGATCAAGTGGCTGAAATACAGTGATCCAAATCACATATTCAAACATATCCACCTCCGTGAGGAGTTTGTTGTTGATATGAGTTATGATAGTTGTTTTACCAACTCCACCCATCCCGCAAACTCCTATCTTCATCACCTCATGACCCATCAAAAATTCCAAAACCTCATTCATGGCTTTCTTTGCAGTTATCTCACCAACTAATGGTGTTGTTGGTAGTATCACTCCAGGAGCCGGAGGTGCATCAATTACAAAGCTCTCAAACGCACCACGCTGGTAATGTGCTTTCACTTCTTCAATCTTTTCGACAATAGCCTTCCCGGAAAGTACATTTGACAagaattttccctttttaactTGTCTCTCAATATATTCTGCTTCATCATTTATCATTTGTGTAATTTTCAACCAATGATTGACTTCAGCTCTAGGTAATTTCTCCATATGACACTCTGCTTTCAACCTTAGCTCAATATCTTCTTTTTGACTATTTAAATCTGTCAATCTTCTTTTGAGAATTTTCATATTCTCATTAAGCTTCCTATAATATTGAACATATCTGCATAACTGAGGCCCTGCAAGCTGCAGAATTTGAGTGATTGTCCCTATAATAGCATCCATGTTCTCGGTCCCTGTAGAAAATAGGTATGTCAGCctcattatttttgttttaattgtaatattaaattatgcaATAATTCTAAATATTGCTAACTTTTAGGGCCGAGCAAAAGAAATGGGAAAATCATTAGATGGTTTAATCTAAATTATACTCGAAACTAACTATAATAGGGTTGGTTGCGGTTCCACCTctttcaaaaatgaaattgacccaatgattaagtttaaaattgtaTTGAGGACACTCGATCATGTACCTGACCGgatacctttttattttttttaatatacttatataacaatactaggttgttttattataatataaaaaacaataattaaaggCAAAAAATCTAATTTCACAAGTTCACCCTTACACCTTGCAATTATGGATGATTTCCTCTTATCACGACTAATTTCAAATCCTAAACTTGATTACTCGACCTTTCATAAACTTAGAACTCTTATTTCTGTTTACAACCACAACTATCAACAACCAATTTGACTGTTAATGGAAGGACTAACAAACCAACACCAAACTGCAAGTCTATCTATGTTTAAAAAGTTGTCACAACCTCAAAGGAGATGTCAACATGATTTTTGATAGTTTGTTCCATCATTTTGCTCCAGTTATAGTGAtgaaagttattttaataagaGATGAGGTGTGTGGATTTAAAGTTTGGAGGAAGAAAAGGTTACATTAAGGGCGTTTGGTTTAAAGAatgttttatcattaaattagaatattatcttgaagataaattatattaaagattactgggtatgaattattactatatttgataaaatttgataaaaatgaatatgtatcaataattattgtgtttgattagagataataaaaaaaaataatatattattttacttaaacacccttgaatataattgctctaaattttttttattttatttgttatattaattaataaataatgatataattataataaaatcaaaattattttggtagtcttttaatacctaaggtggaggtagtaatcagattgtctcatatattacctatcacatcacaattggtaataaaaaattactaaaattttttattacttataaaccaaacaaaatatcGATAAACAGGGTCAAGTATcgaaaaccaaaattaaaattgattagaTATGTTTCTATTCATATAAGTTTTGAATCTAGTTTCGATTCTTATTTTGTCAAAAGGATATTCAAACTCATTGTAGAATTATGAATTGGGTTATGAATCAAATTAATAGTATTGacaaaatattatgtaatatataatattataatatagtctAAAGTGGAAACCTAATCttataaaataggaaaaataataaataactaaattagtatcataatcttattaaataggaaaataagaataattaaacTAGAATCCTAATcttatgaaataagaaaaataataaacaacaaatcaaaatcaaactcaatcaGAATCAGATTAAATTAGAGTCAGgtttaataacataaaaatatgtttaaccCACTCACCTCTACTAAATTtgtctaaattatttaattataattttttttatatattaattactatTGCGGAGAAAGTTTAATCAAGGGTTAatgataaagttaaaaaaaaaaattatgcacaatGTTAAACACACTGCCATCATTAATTAACCTTAGTTATGATAGAATATGATAACCATACTTTGGTCCACGTCAGTTTACAACggatatattatcaaaaatgaaatcCTTTTATATGTCGTACCTCAAGCTTCGATTTGATCTTCAAATATTATGAAAGATAGCAGCACCAAACttcaaaacaagaagaaatataAGTTAGAATAATTCTTGTTGAAATCGAGAAAAAActcttatgtttttttttttgtgatttctGGATTTTAGTTTCGGTTATCAAGATTGAGTAAATATCATTGgcattttaatatgattttgtcGTAAACTGaagaatttattaaaacaagAGAGCACATAATTATAGAatgatataataagtaatattagtaggtatttttatttggatttcaactaaatatataacattattctatcACATAAATATATGTACATAGAAGCATTTCTAACCTTCTGATTGATGtatgaaattaagaaagaaaaaaaaaatgcgcCTCAAGCAGTCGAATATGCAACTTcaatcttcaaatatttgtgtgaattaaaattatggagataGATGGAAGGAAAGTTAATTGTTGGGAGGAAGTGAAAGACAAGTTATGGCAGAATGAAATCTGTGTTTTTGTGAATAGAAATAAGAATACAAACACgaataaatattgaagaaaGGTATCAAAGAGAGCATGCTTCGCAGTCAAGAAAAGAAAGCAATgctaattaaaattctaaacttgtttgattttgaaaggaATCTAAACTTTAGCTCAAATTCTCAATTTTCAATTGTCTG
Above is a genomic segment from Mangifera indica cultivar Alphonso chromosome 3, CATAS_Mindica_2.1, whole genome shotgun sequence containing:
- the LOC123210653 gene encoding probable disease resistance protein At5g63020; translation: MRLTYLFSTGTENMDAIIGTITQILQLAGPQLCRYVQYYRKLNENMKILKRRLTDLNSQKEDIELRLKAECHMEKLPRAEVNHWLKITQMINDEAEYIERQVKKGKFLSNVLSGKAIVEKIEEVKAHYQRGAFESFVIDAPPAPGVILPTTPLVGEITAKKAMNEVLEFLMGHEVMKIGVCGMGGVGKTTIITHINNKLLTEVDMFEYVIWITVFQPLDLMKLQDQIVAALKENLPKDEDKRIRAGNLLKILNGKKIVLILDDVWDAFQLEEVGIPEPTKDNGCKLVITTRSQYVCRSMGCKIVQVRTLPEDEALKLFVDKAGLNFSEVPILLDLVKPVVERCDGLPLAIVAVASCMREEYDACEWRNAFKELCKSMQSVRGMETDVPKILQFSYDRLKSKEVQHCFLYCALYPEDFKIPKEELILYWTAEGLLDDKGSMQETNDAGYSILNRFVNNCLLEIADNGRCVKMHDLVRDMALQITNNNYLFMIKPGKRLRELPGEEEWKENLEKVSLMENHITGIPSHMSPNCQALSILLLQGNPLQVIPEVFFVNMPSLKILDLSYTEIENLPNSISNLKNLKALLLNHCKQLTKLPSLENLLALKNLDLGFTKIPGMPEGIERLTKLISLDLYVPVPVVLPTVMLHTHRRLQKLRIYYGSMNSEPVLTSEEAIIFSRLDTFEAFFVCFYDFNRYVLSLDGQTPESYRLVVGSKLDSLVKYDAFFPVVEGINKFVTLHTVGKGKDLVVLPTDVQCLMMSRCDEISDIKYPMRGNYPNLKFLYLRSCRNLKKLVSPKLLSALQNLEVIEVNDSNEIEEIIAYDEDEKEQESSGSTIFVLPKLREMRLKSLKKLKRICGGNGVLVCESLQQIEISWCGELERFPMSLPLPAIKQIRVEIDWWESLEWDNPNAKASLQPFCIFIPFWRGFSVKRDTSLKRRQ